A genomic region of Negativicoccus succinicivorans contains the following coding sequences:
- the mutL gene encoding DNA mismatch repair endonuclease MutL, whose protein sequence is MAQIHILDAVTVNQIAAGEVVERPASVAKELIENALDANATHIEIEIAEGGARYLRVTDDGNGMTAEDAALAFVRHATSKIQKAADIFAISSMGFRGEALASIASVAKVTLVTRTQEAETGQEIRIEGGELISSQTIGAPVGTTLEVRDLFYNTPARQKFLKTERTESSRINTLVGKLALAHPQIALRLINNGRTVIDTPGNGDMLDTFASLFGTDLANAMLPVEYQTETDSVTGYIAKPAVLKSSRQWQTWIVNGRIVESPALSRALDNAYHSLLPKRGYPPAVIRVMISPADVDVNIHPQKREVKFSDEQAVFRAVYHAVLNALTSVDDAATVATEVTQAPLGMQRHTAALQGESAQKQNEFTLADKKTDFELQQGVLESTVRPPNAITKPSSSSAPAASTQTATSYAPPRWSVAEENTFSEYMAKVQQEDTSDEEERILFTPQEDAEATLVPLGQIANCFIVCQKGEELYIIDQHAAHERVRYDRLAQATEGIPAQTLLVPQLLQLDAEDVQALLTHEEQLHALGFQFEQAGPQLLRLVAAPADAVGTEQERMLSEISLALQADTPPTAEQLRHRVLAYASCRGAIKAGHALNIRQMRELIRDLLATKRPFVCPHGRPVMVRFTAADLAKLFRRS, encoded by the coding sequence ATGGCGCAAATACATATTCTCGATGCCGTTACCGTTAATCAAATTGCCGCCGGGGAAGTCGTTGAGCGACCGGCTTCGGTAGCCAAAGAATTGATTGAAAACGCCTTGGATGCGAATGCTACACATATTGAAATCGAAATTGCGGAGGGCGGAGCGCGCTACCTGCGTGTGACGGATGACGGCAACGGTATGACGGCGGAAGATGCAGCCCTTGCATTTGTACGTCACGCGACGAGTAAAATTCAAAAAGCGGCCGATATCTTCGCGATCAGTTCGATGGGATTTCGCGGTGAAGCCTTGGCAAGCATTGCGTCTGTTGCCAAGGTGACGTTGGTCACGCGTACGCAAGAAGCAGAAACTGGACAGGAAATTCGCATCGAAGGCGGCGAATTAATTTCTTCGCAGACAATCGGAGCGCCGGTAGGCACGACACTTGAAGTGCGAGATTTATTTTACAATACGCCCGCGCGGCAAAAGTTTTTGAAAACGGAACGTACGGAAAGCAGCCGAATTAATACATTGGTCGGTAAATTGGCATTAGCGCATCCGCAAATCGCGCTTCGTTTAATCAATAACGGTCGTACCGTAATTGATACGCCCGGCAACGGAGATATGCTGGATACATTTGCATCTTTATTCGGAACGGATCTTGCGAATGCCATGTTGCCGGTGGAGTATCAAACCGAGACCGACAGCGTGACCGGTTATATCGCTAAACCGGCTGTACTGAAGAGCAGTCGCCAATGGCAAACGTGGATTGTCAATGGTCGGATCGTGGAAAGCCCCGCTTTGAGTCGGGCACTCGACAATGCGTACCATTCATTGTTGCCGAAACGCGGCTACCCGCCGGCCGTGATTCGCGTAATGATTTCTCCCGCGGATGTCGACGTAAATATTCATCCGCAAAAGCGGGAAGTTAAATTCAGCGATGAGCAGGCGGTATTTCGTGCGGTATATCATGCGGTTTTAAATGCGTTGACGAGTGTTGATGATGCGGCCACCGTGGCGACGGAAGTGACACAGGCACCGCTTGGTATGCAACGCCATACCGCTGCATTGCAAGGCGAATCCGCGCAGAAACAAAATGAATTTACGCTAGCGGATAAGAAAACGGATTTTGAGCTCCAGCAAGGGGTGTTGGAGTCGACGGTACGTCCGCCGAATGCCATTACGAAACCGAGCTCATCAAGCGCGCCAGCCGCTTCAACACAGACGGCAACGTCTTACGCACCGCCGCGTTGGAGCGTCGCGGAAGAAAATACGTTCAGCGAATACATGGCGAAGGTACAGCAAGAGGATACTTCCGACGAAGAAGAACGCATTTTATTTACACCGCAGGAAGATGCAGAGGCTACACTTGTCCCATTGGGTCAGATCGCGAACTGTTTTATCGTTTGTCAAAAAGGCGAAGAGCTCTACATCATTGACCAGCATGCGGCGCATGAAAGAGTACGCTACGATCGTTTGGCACAGGCGACCGAAGGGATTCCGGCGCAAACCTTACTGGTGCCGCAACTTTTGCAACTCGATGCCGAAGATGTTCAAGCATTGCTCACCCATGAGGAGCAGTTGCACGCACTGGGATTTCAATTTGAGCAGGCCGGACCGCAATTGCTGCGTTTAGTAGCGGCGCCTGCCGATGCCGTCGGCACCGAACAGGAACGCATGCTGAGCGAAATCAGTTTGGCGCTGCAGGCGGATACGCCGCCGACCGCCGAACAGTTACGCCATCGCGTATTGGCATATGCTTCCTGCCGCGGAGCGATCAAAGCGGGGCATGCATTGAATATTCGTCAGATGCGGGAATTAATTCGCGATTTGCTCGCGACAAAACGTCCGTTTGTTTGCCCGCATGGCCGACCGGTTATGGTTCGATTTACCGCCGCCGATTTGGCAAAACTGTTTCGGCGCTCCTGA
- the pheT gene encoding phenylalanine--tRNA ligase subunit beta yields the protein MLASLTWLRHYVTIEGDPEELAETLTMAGIPVEKVHVPGKDIKNVVTGKILSVDPHPNADKLVVCQVDVGTETLQICTGAKNVRPGQIVPVAQPNSYLPGGIHIKTSKLRGVPSFGMMCSANELGFDLSLLSGARADGIFILPNDVPVGHDIHEFLGLDDVIFEFELTPNRADCFSMVRLAREFAALFNSQLSLPTIQVNESGTAITEDAKVTLAATDLCERFSTRLLRNVKIAPSPEWLQDALRSANIRSINNVVDVTNFVMLEQGQPLHAYDYDTLAGHELICRRALQGESLVTLDDKERTLAEDQLVIADRDGAVGLAGIMGGQRTEVTDQTTTVLLEAATFNGATIRRTARKHGLRSEASGRFERGIDPDITTLALDRAAQLLQEMSACEVAPGYLDVYPEPQPTRTLTVTVEEINRAIGITLERAEIIDILKRLYFDITEQGEALLLTVPSWRGDVAELADIVEEVARLYGYDKIPNTLPLGRQTSGRQSDEHAAIETIRDILVQAGLSETVTFSFMAPQDLKALGLAESDSRYQAVSVLNPITDDFPQMRTTLVPSLLQAVKRNLAVKNENLALFEAASVYLPKELPLAELPQEKPFVTGVLCGSTGAARWPQAQHAYDFYDVKGLMETVLSRLGVTDYRWDVAEDAIYHPGKAAAALHDGKVLLSCGELHPVAQKGYGLNPTMYIFTVDIEALLPYIATIPEYQSLPKYPTLDRDLAILVPEGVTHSTLVDVMQRQGGAILESVELFDRYSGDQVPSGFVSMAYALHFRAPDRTLQDHEVDERIQRIVQRLKAFNCSLR from the coding sequence ATGCTGGCATCGTTAACCTGGCTGCGCCATTATGTCACGATTGAGGGAGATCCGGAAGAGCTCGCCGAAACACTGACTATGGCCGGCATTCCGGTGGAAAAAGTACATGTTCCCGGCAAAGATATTAAAAATGTCGTTACGGGTAAAATTCTTTCGGTCGATCCGCATCCCAATGCAGACAAACTCGTTGTCTGCCAAGTGGATGTAGGAACGGAAACATTACAGATTTGCACCGGGGCAAAGAACGTGCGTCCGGGTCAAATTGTACCGGTAGCGCAACCGAACTCATATTTACCGGGCGGTATTCACATTAAAACATCGAAATTGCGCGGTGTACCTTCGTTCGGCATGATGTGTTCGGCAAATGAATTGGGCTTCGATTTGAGCCTGTTATCCGGCGCACGCGCTGACGGTATCTTTATTTTGCCGAATGATGTTCCGGTGGGTCATGATATCCATGAGTTTTTAGGTCTCGATGATGTGATTTTCGAGTTTGAACTTACACCGAATCGAGCGGACTGTTTCAGCATGGTGCGACTGGCTCGTGAATTTGCGGCGTTGTTCAACAGTCAATTGAGCCTGCCGACCATTCAAGTGAACGAGTCCGGTACGGCGATTACGGAAGACGCAAAAGTGACGCTTGCCGCCACCGATCTTTGCGAACGCTTTTCGACGCGACTTTTGCGCAATGTGAAAATTGCGCCTTCGCCGGAATGGCTGCAGGATGCGCTGCGCAGTGCGAATATTCGCAGCATCAATAATGTTGTCGATGTGACGAATTTTGTCATGTTGGAGCAGGGGCAGCCGTTGCATGCGTACGACTATGATACGCTTGCGGGACACGAATTAATTTGCCGCCGTGCATTGCAAGGCGAATCGTTAGTGACCTTGGACGATAAAGAACGAACCTTAGCAGAGGATCAGCTGGTCATTGCCGACCGAGACGGTGCAGTCGGACTTGCGGGCATTATGGGCGGACAGCGCACGGAAGTGACCGACCAAACGACGACCGTATTGTTGGAGGCCGCCACATTCAATGGCGCGACCATTCGTCGTACCGCGCGTAAACACGGCCTGCGTTCGGAAGCGTCGGGACGTTTTGAACGCGGTATTGATCCCGACATTACGACACTTGCTTTAGATCGAGCCGCGCAGCTGCTGCAGGAAATGAGCGCCTGCGAAGTGGCTCCGGGGTATCTTGATGTGTATCCCGAACCGCAACCGACGCGTACACTCACCGTTACGGTAGAGGAAATTAACCGGGCGATCGGGATTACGTTGGAGCGTGCTGAAATTATCGATATCTTGAAACGCCTTTATTTTGACATCACCGAACAGGGCGAAGCACTGCTTTTAACCGTTCCGAGCTGGCGCGGTGACGTAGCGGAACTGGCTGATATTGTCGAAGAAGTGGCGCGCCTTTACGGCTATGATAAAATTCCGAACACATTACCGCTCGGGCGCCAAACCAGTGGCCGTCAAAGCGATGAGCACGCAGCGATCGAAACGATTCGTGATATCCTGGTACAAGCCGGTCTTTCTGAGACGGTTACCTTCAGTTTCATGGCACCGCAAGATTTGAAAGCATTGGGGTTGGCAGAATCAGACAGCCGCTATCAGGCGGTTTCCGTATTAAATCCGATTACCGATGATTTCCCGCAAATGCGGACTACACTTGTACCGAGTCTGTTGCAGGCGGTCAAGCGCAATCTTGCCGTGAAAAATGAAAACTTGGCGCTGTTTGAAGCGGCATCCGTGTATTTGCCGAAAGAATTACCGCTTGCCGAATTACCGCAAGAAAAACCGTTTGTCACAGGTGTTCTTTGCGGCAGCACGGGGGCTGCACGTTGGCCGCAGGCACAGCATGCCTACGATTTTTATGATGTCAAAGGTTTGATGGAAACGGTTCTTTCCCGACTGGGCGTCACCGATTACCGTTGGGATGTAGCGGAAGACGCCATTTACCATCCGGGTAAGGCGGCCGCCGCGCTGCATGACGGTAAAGTTTTGCTGTCTTGCGGTGAATTGCATCCCGTTGCCCAAAAAGGGTACGGTTTGAACCCGACAATGTATATATTCACAGTGGATATCGAAGCATTGTTGCCGTATATTGCGACAATACCGGAATACCAAAGCTTGCCGAAGTATCCGACGCTGGATCGGGATCTGGCCATTTTAGTTCCGGAAGGTGTCACGCACTCGACATTGGTTGATGTCATGCAAAGACAGGGCGGCGCGATTCTGGAATCGGTCGAACTGTTTGATCGTTACAGCGGTGATCAGGTGCCGAGCGGATTCGTCAGTATGGCCTATGCGTTGCATTTCCGCGCGCCGGATCGCACCTTGCAGGATCATGAGGTGGATGAACGAATTCAACGGATTGTCCAACGGTTAAAAGCATTTAATTGTAGCTTACGTTAA
- the pheS gene encoding phenylalanine--tRNA ligase subunit alpha: MKEEMQELQQRALEQIAAAANESELQKIRVAFLGKKGELTAILRGMKDLTAEERPVVGALANEVRGLLEKNLSEKQDELAQKALSERLAAEKIDITLPGRRPLQGHLHPLTQINRRIQDIFMKMGYTIAQGPEIEDDFYNFQSLNFPKDHPARDMQDSFYINESILLRTHTSPVQARTMQSQEPNTPIRIIAPGKVYRSDYDATHSPVFHQVEGLLLDQGITFSDLKGTIEHFCREVFGTDTKVRFRASYFPFTEPSAEVDISFRKRHSKGGTVDTSEEWLEILGCGMVHPNVLRLNGYDPEKISGFAFGMGVERIAMLVYGIDDLRLFYDNDVRFLAQF; this comes from the coding sequence ATGAAAGAGGAAATGCAGGAACTGCAACAGCGTGCGTTGGAACAAATCGCAGCTGCTGCGAACGAATCGGAGTTACAAAAAATCCGAGTAGCGTTCTTAGGTAAAAAAGGGGAACTGACTGCGATATTGCGCGGCATGAAGGATCTGACCGCTGAAGAGCGGCCGGTCGTGGGGGCGCTCGCTAACGAAGTGCGCGGCCTTTTGGAAAAAAACCTGAGCGAGAAGCAGGATGAACTGGCGCAAAAAGCATTGAGCGAACGGTTGGCGGCGGAAAAAATTGATATTACGTTACCGGGACGTCGACCGCTGCAAGGTCATTTGCATCCATTGACGCAGATCAATCGTCGCATTCAGGATATTTTTATGAAGATGGGGTATACGATTGCGCAAGGTCCGGAAATCGAAGATGATTTTTATAACTTCCAAAGCCTGAATTTTCCCAAAGACCATCCGGCGCGTGATATGCAAGACTCGTTTTATATCAATGAATCGATTCTTTTGCGTACGCATACGTCGCCGGTTCAGGCGCGCACGATGCAGTCACAGGAACCGAATACGCCGATTCGTATTATTGCCCCCGGCAAAGTATATCGTTCCGACTATGATGCGACGCATTCACCGGTGTTCCATCAGGTCGAAGGACTCTTGCTGGATCAGGGAATCACCTTTTCCGACTTGAAGGGAACGATTGAACATTTTTGCCGGGAAGTTTTCGGTACAGATACCAAGGTACGCTTTCGTGCCAGCTATTTCCCGTTTACGGAACCGAGCGCGGAAGTCGATATTTCTTTCCGTAAACGGCACAGTAAAGGCGGTACGGTGGATACGTCCGAAGAATGGCTGGAAATTCTCGGTTGCGGTATGGTGCACCCGAATGTATTGCGTTTAAACGGTTACGATCCGGAAAAAATCAGCGGTTTTGCGTTCGGTATGGGTGTGGAACGAATCGCCATGCTGGTGTACGGAATTGACGATTTACGTTTATTTTATGATAATGATGTGCGCTTCTTGGCGCAGTTTTAG
- a CDS encoding acyl-CoA dehydrogenase family protein, with protein sequence MDFTITAEQQELLDLVQEIVTKEIAPRALEMDKDGVVPDELWKILKQTGLTSLGVPKEYGGLGLDAMTLALIFEKIAQGCAGIATACAANMLAMLPVAFGGTPEQMQAFCDVILGGGMTAFALTEPNAGSDASAIATRAKKTEGGYILNGTKHFITNGPIADVVVVFANANPARGVRGLTAFIVPTDTDGFSVGKVEDKMGIRASATSELVLTDCFVPESARLGREGSGFKWAMRTLDASRPFVGAISVGIAEAALQAAGKYAHTRVQFGNKLIALQMVQQMLADMAMATEASRLLVWKAAASQMDGARNAGVIASMAKCFASDTAMKVSTDAVQIMGGAGYSKEAPLEKYMRDAKVMQIFEGSNQVQRGIIAGGLKFT encoded by the coding sequence ATGGACTTTACAATCACTGCCGAACAGCAGGAATTATTGGATCTGGTGCAGGAAATTGTAACGAAAGAAATCGCACCGCGTGCGTTGGAAATGGATAAAGACGGTGTGGTGCCGGATGAACTCTGGAAAATTTTGAAGCAGACCGGACTGACCTCACTCGGCGTACCGAAAGAATACGGCGGCCTCGGTTTGGATGCCATGACGTTGGCGCTTATTTTTGAAAAAATCGCGCAGGGCTGTGCGGGTATTGCGACGGCGTGCGCGGCGAATATGCTGGCCATGTTGCCGGTAGCCTTCGGTGGCACACCCGAGCAGATGCAAGCTTTTTGTGACGTGATTTTAGGCGGAGGGATGACCGCGTTTGCCTTGACGGAACCGAATGCCGGTTCGGATGCGTCGGCGATTGCAACACGCGCGAAAAAAACGGAAGGCGGCTACATTTTAAACGGTACGAAGCATTTTATTACCAACGGCCCGATTGCCGATGTGGTAGTGGTCTTTGCCAATGCCAATCCGGCTCGCGGCGTCCGCGGGCTGACGGCATTCATTGTGCCGACAGATACGGACGGTTTCAGTGTGGGTAAAGTGGAAGATAAAATGGGCATTCGTGCTTCCGCTACTTCGGAATTGGTACTGACGGATTGCTTTGTACCCGAGTCGGCGCGGCTGGGGCGTGAGGGCAGCGGTTTCAAATGGGCGATGCGGACGTTGGATGCATCGCGTCCCTTTGTCGGTGCGATCTCCGTCGGCATTGCAGAGGCGGCATTGCAAGCCGCAGGGAAATATGCGCACACGCGTGTGCAGTTCGGCAATAAATTGATTGCGCTGCAGATGGTACAGCAGATGTTGGCCGATATGGCAATGGCAACGGAAGCATCCCGCTTGTTGGTGTGGAAAGCGGCTGCCAGTCAAATGGATGGTGCGAGAAACGCCGGTGTTATCGCGTCCATGGCGAAGTGTTTCGCATCCGATACGGCGATGAAAGTGAGCACAGATGCCGTTCAAATTATGGGCGGTGCCGGTTACTCCAAAGAAGCACCGTTAGAAAAATATATGCGTGATGCCAAAGTCATGCAAATTTTTGAAGGCAGCAATCAGGTACAGCGAGGTATTATTGCCGGCGGTCTCAAATTCACATAA
- the miaB gene encoding tRNA (N6-isopentenyl adenosine(37)-C2)-methylthiotransferase MiaB — translation MKGTYHIITYGCQMNESDSERLSGQLEELQYQPTDNMQEADVIVINTCCVRESAENKVYGKIGELKHLKAKNPNLVIGITGCMAQKNKEALFERAPHIDFVFGPYNIHHLKELLQSGKAVASHTLKTQMRGADITDFTDLHAVRKSNVFAWVPIMQGCNKFCTYCIVPYVRGREWSRPIESVVKEVRELAAAGYKEITLLGQNVNAYGLDFKDGTDFADLLREVDKIDGIERVRYMTSHPRDMTREMIDTIAQSRHVVTQMHLPVQSGSDAVLKGMNRGYTVEHYCKLVDYIRKVMPDVVLTTDLIVGFPGETEEMHRETLELLKKIRYDLAYTFLYSPRSGTPAAKMAGQVSKDVMKRRLQELMSIQNEISLERNETMVGKTYEVIVEGPTKNNPKMWFGRTSGNKMIIFAPRATTMIGETTQVKVDHAQTWLLRGELAERN, via the coding sequence TTGAAAGGAACGTACCATATTATTACTTACGGTTGTCAAATGAACGAAAGTGATTCAGAACGCTTGTCGGGACAACTGGAAGAATTGCAATACCAACCTACAGACAACATGCAGGAGGCAGACGTCATCGTCATCAACACCTGCTGCGTGCGAGAAAGCGCAGAAAATAAGGTTTACGGGAAAATTGGCGAACTGAAACATCTTAAAGCCAAGAATCCGAATCTTGTCATCGGCATTACCGGCTGTATGGCGCAGAAAAATAAGGAAGCGTTATTTGAGCGTGCTCCGCATATTGATTTTGTTTTCGGTCCGTACAATATTCATCATTTAAAAGAGTTACTGCAAAGCGGTAAAGCGGTCGCCTCGCACACGCTCAAAACGCAAATGCGCGGTGCCGATATTACAGACTTTACGGATCTGCATGCCGTTCGTAAAAGCAATGTTTTTGCCTGGGTGCCGATCATGCAGGGGTGCAACAAGTTTTGCACTTATTGCATCGTGCCGTATGTACGCGGTCGCGAATGGAGTCGTCCGATCGAGTCCGTTGTCAAAGAAGTACGGGAACTTGCCGCTGCAGGCTATAAAGAAATCACGCTCTTGGGACAAAATGTGAATGCCTATGGTCTTGATTTTAAAGACGGTACGGATTTTGCGGATTTGCTTCGCGAAGTGGATAAAATCGATGGCATTGAACGCGTCCGGTATATGACATCGCATCCTCGTGACATGACGCGGGAGATGATCGATACGATTGCGCAGAGTCGGCACGTGGTCACCCAAATGCATTTACCCGTACAATCCGGTTCGGATGCTGTATTGAAAGGGATGAACCGCGGTTATACGGTAGAGCATTATTGTAAATTGGTGGATTATATCCGCAAAGTGATGCCCGATGTGGTACTGACGACCGATCTGATCGTAGGTTTTCCCGGCGAGACGGAAGAAATGCATCGGGAAACGCTGGAGCTGCTGAAAAAGATTCGTTATGACTTGGCGTACACCTTTCTATACTCGCCGCGTTCGGGAACACCCGCCGCCAAAATGGCGGGACAGGTTTCCAAAGATGTCATGAAACGGCGCTTACAGGAACTCATGAGTATCCAAAACGAAATCAGCTTAGAGCGCAACGAAACGATGGTCGGTAAAACATATGAAGTAATCGTGGAAGGGCCGACTAAAAATAATCCGAAGATGTGGTTCGGTCGTACGAGCGGTAACAAAATGATTATTTTTGCACCGCGCGCAACGACTATGATCGGTGAGACAACACAAGTGAAAGTAGACCACGCGCAGACATGGCTTTTGCGTGGCGAATTGGCAGAAAGGAACTGA
- the mutS gene encoding DNA mismatch repair protein MutS — MAAKLTPMMAQYQAIKKEHPDEILFFRLGDFYEMFFDDALLASRELELTLTGRAAGNKERAPMCGVPFHSAESYIYRLVQKGYRVAICDQLQDPSETKGLVERGVTKVITPGTVLLDSSLANGTRNYLAYLYQKEAQIVLVLAEVSTGECRWGLFTDKEKHELFDALSIYAPAELIIEASDECKLSIENYAKSRLGTMLILSAEELEMPLPKLTGATDFGGLASAELPTESAVREALAQLFYYLAKTLQQSAKQVTLLLPLREEAQMTLDHRTLRHLEILQNMQDGSIRGTLYALLKQTQTAMGARLLQRWLEAPLLSDREILARQEAVADFLKNARQADALGNVLERIYDFERIVTKVEIGTATPKDLLAVRDSLAELVPLKELLQEFNAPMLQTLNRDVATHTDVYTLLTEAIAPDAGLQRNGDYIKDGFSPRLDELRSLVHDSRSWIANLEAAEKAKSELKLKIGFNNVFGYYFEVPRSQAERVPEYFVRKQTLANAERYITPELKEFEVKVLSAQAEMDKLEAQLFSQVLADLRPALADLQKTARTLAVIDTLLALAVAAHKYRWVQPALNRQNRIEIRDGMHPMLAAAQKDTFVPNDTVLRHEDCETMLITGPNMAGKSTYMRQVALLLLMAQIGSFIPARTADICPVSRIFTRIGATDDIASGQSTFMVEMNEVADILQAADANSLILLDEVGRGTSTYDGLSIARATVEFIAEKIGAFTLFATHYHELTEVADVYPHIQNFTVSVKERRGDVQFLRRIIPGKADKSYGIHVAKLAGLPTSVLQRAQTLLAELETTTPAAPAEAERVPAMDIFADGIWDELAGLDVFSMTPMEAMETLFRLNKEAKARKGL, encoded by the coding sequence ATGGCGGCCAAACTGACGCCGATGATGGCGCAGTATCAAGCAATCAAAAAAGAGCATCCGGATGAAATTCTGTTTTTCCGCTTGGGCGATTTTTATGAAATGTTCTTTGATGATGCCTTGCTGGCTTCCCGTGAGCTGGAATTAACCTTAACGGGACGGGCGGCAGGGAATAAAGAACGCGCACCGATGTGCGGTGTACCGTTTCATTCGGCGGAGAGCTATATTTATCGTCTGGTGCAGAAAGGTTATCGCGTAGCCATCTGTGATCAGCTGCAGGATCCGAGTGAAACCAAAGGCCTGGTCGAACGCGGCGTCACTAAAGTTATCACGCCGGGGACAGTTCTTTTAGACAGTTCATTGGCGAACGGTACCCGCAATTATTTGGCGTACTTGTATCAAAAAGAAGCGCAAATCGTGTTGGTGCTTGCTGAAGTTTCGACCGGAGAATGTCGTTGGGGATTATTTACGGATAAAGAAAAGCATGAACTGTTCGACGCATTGAGTATTTATGCGCCGGCGGAACTGATTATCGAAGCATCGGACGAATGTAAATTAAGTATCGAAAATTATGCCAAGTCGCGTCTTGGGACGATGCTGATTTTGAGCGCTGAAGAACTGGAAATGCCGCTACCGAAACTGACCGGGGCAACTGATTTCGGCGGTTTGGCGTCTGCGGAATTACCGACGGAGTCAGCGGTTCGCGAAGCATTGGCGCAGTTGTTTTATTATTTGGCAAAAACGTTGCAGCAATCGGCGAAACAGGTTACATTGCTATTGCCGTTGCGTGAAGAAGCGCAAATGACGCTTGATCATCGGACGTTACGTCATTTAGAAATCTTACAGAATATGCAGGACGGAAGTATCCGCGGTACTCTCTATGCGCTTTTAAAGCAGACGCAAACGGCCATGGGGGCGCGCCTTTTACAGCGTTGGTTGGAAGCACCGCTACTCTCGGATAGGGAAATTTTGGCGCGGCAGGAAGCGGTGGCGGATTTTCTTAAAAATGCGCGCCAAGCGGATGCATTAGGAAATGTCTTGGAACGTATTTATGATTTTGAGCGGATCGTCACTAAAGTGGAGATTGGAACGGCGACGCCGAAAGATCTTTTGGCGGTACGGGATTCGTTAGCGGAACTGGTGCCGTTAAAGGAACTTTTGCAAGAATTCAATGCACCTATGCTGCAAACGTTGAACCGCGATGTGGCGACGCACACGGATGTGTATACATTGCTGACGGAGGCTATCGCGCCTGACGCGGGTTTGCAACGTAACGGTGATTATATTAAAGACGGTTTTTCGCCGCGGCTGGACGAATTACGTTCGCTGGTCCATGACAGTCGCAGTTGGATCGCCAATTTGGAAGCGGCGGAAAAAGCTAAATCGGAACTTAAGTTAAAAATCGGTTTCAACAATGTGTTCGGTTACTATTTTGAAGTGCCTCGTTCCCAAGCGGAACGGGTACCGGAGTATTTTGTACGTAAGCAGACGCTGGCGAACGCCGAACGCTATATCACACCGGAACTGAAGGAGTTTGAAGTCAAAGTACTGTCGGCACAAGCGGAAATGGACAAGCTGGAAGCACAGCTATTTTCGCAGGTGCTCGCGGATCTGCGACCGGCGCTTGCGGATCTGCAGAAAACGGCGCGTACTCTTGCCGTCATTGATACGCTGCTGGCACTTGCCGTGGCCGCGCATAAATATCGTTGGGTACAGCCGGCATTAAATCGTCAGAATCGAATTGAAATCCGCGACGGCATGCATCCGATGTTGGCCGCCGCACAAAAGGATACATTCGTTCCGAATGACACCGTTTTACGTCATGAGGACTGTGAAACCATGCTGATTACCGGGCCTAATATGGCCGGTAAATCGACGTATATGCGACAAGTCGCATTGCTGTTGTTGATGGCGCAGATTGGTTCGTTTATCCCGGCGCGCACTGCCGATATTTGTCCGGTCAGCCGCATTTTTACGCGCATCGGCGCGACGGATGATATTGCCAGCGGTCAAAGTACATTTATGGTGGAGATGAATGAAGTCGCCGATATTTTACAGGCGGCGGACGCCAACTCCCTCATTTTGCTCGATGAAGTCGGTCGCGGCACGAGCACCTATGACGGCTTAAGCATCGCGCGCGCGACCGTTGAATTTATTGCGGAGAAAATCGGTGCGTTTACGTTATTCGCAACGCACTATCATGAGTTAACGGAAGTTGCGGATGTTTATCCGCACATTCAAAACTTTACGGTTTCCGTCAAGGAGCGTCGCGGCGACGTGCAGTTTCTACGACGCATTATCCCCGGGAAAGCCGATAAAAGTTACGGTATTCATGTCGCCAAACTGGCGGGCTTACCGACGAGTGTGTTGCAAAGGGCACAGACGCTGCTGGCGGAACTCGAAACCACAACTCCCGCTGCACCTGCAGAAGCGGAGCGTGTTCCGGCGATGGACATTTTTGCCGACGGCATTTGGGATGAATTGGCCGGTTTAGATGTTTTCAGCATGACACCGATGGAAGCAATGGAAACGTTATTCAGATTAAATAAGGAAGCCAAAGCGAGAAAGGGATTGTAA